Sequence from the Plasmodium berghei ANKA genome assembly, chromosome: 3 genome:
ACATACATCTAGACATTTAGCTGAATTTTGGATGATTGAACCAGAAATGGCATTTGctgatatatatgataatatgGAATTAGCTGAAgcttatattaaatattgtattcgttatgtattaaataataattttcatgatatatattattttgaagaAAATGTTGAAAAAGGATTAATAGAAagattgaaaaatattttaaatgacGATTTTGCAAAAATTACTTATACAAATGCTATAGaattattaacaaaatattctAACAATTTTGATATACCAGTTAAATGGGGTATGGATTTACAATCAGAACATGAACGATTTATTTCTGAacaaattttcaaaaaaccagttattgtatataattatccTAAAGACTTAAAAgctttttatatgaaattaAATGACGATAATAAAACAGTTGCAGCTATGGATGTACTTGTTCCAAAAATTGGAGAAGTTATTGGTGGATCACAAAGGGAAGATAATTTAGAATTATTAgataaaatgataattgaaaaaaaattaaatattgaAAGTTATTGGTGGTATAGACAATTAAGAAAATATGGAACACATCCTCATTCTGGATTTGGTTTAGGATTTGAAAGGTTAATTATGTTAGTTACGGGTGTTGATAACATTAAAGATACGATTCCTTTCCCAAGATATCATGGGCATGCTGAGTTTTAGatgtaatttatttaactatagataaattataaatttatatactcattatcatttatttcgttatatatattattacatttttcatttttcacTTTATGAGGATAACATGTGACTATTTGCccatgaaataaaataaatgcgttttttttaaaaacttaaaaatagttaaaaacttaaaaatacaaattaaaaaaaatagaaaaacaGTTTATGttacaaataaatacaaagtCATTcattatgtattatattacattttttttaaatcattaaaTATCAGTGAAATGAATAGGGGCATCATAAATAGTTAGTTTACTAGTTTTTTTTGCTAATATTCCCCTTCTCGGTTTTTTTCGACCTCctcttttattaatatcatttttttcatatatttcttttaagAATTCTTCATTTAATCTATTTTGATCTTTCATAgaatcataaaatttattattttcttctatattaatatttttattaatttgtagaattttattttttacaatttcttctttttctataatAGTTGAATTTTCCACTGCCTCATTTATaacattaataaaattttttttattttttatttgggtatcaaaaaatttaatcaAACTCGATGCTCCAAATAAATCTAATGTGTCTTTTATATGTTTAGGAAGTTGACaaaatattgaaattaatttattacaaTGTGATTCAAATGTAACATTAAAACAACAAAGATGGAGttttaattctttattatatttatgtaaattttttaataacattttattttcatattcaaggttataatttttgttttttttttcagcaaaatcataaaaaaaattagagttgaattttaattttttttggacatttatatattcattatcaCCAACTATGCATGTATTCAATgagtaaaataataaaggttttatatattttgaattatttgcatttatatatatttttaacaaactaaaattttgtttgtttaACATAATTGTGTTACTAATTACTTCATAAGTTAacatttgaaaatttttactattttcaCAATCTGGtatcataatatttgaatttggaatatattttaaatacatttttatttcattatgtGTGTtacatttttcttttatttttccataaactaaagttataaatatatttttataaaaatgctttttaataaatttatttttacaaattaaCAAGCAACCTCCAATACTACTGtgtaatttatatacaatttcaaaattgtttgtattttcattatttaataaatgtaaattttttattacacttttttttttctcatttcGCCCAAATGTAGACATTCCATATTCTTTTTCGATAACCATATAATCGTTTCCATTGTACAAAACGCTAacaaaattgttaaaaataaaatgaaatatttatatagttttaaatataataaccACACATTATAAGGAGCTAAATATTATTctcatatattttccttacaaattatttatattaaaccCGTTTTTTGTTGtagaaaatttttttatcgtattttttctgaataaaaattttagctgcaaaataaacaaaaatatataaaatcaaaataatgcCAAAAGGTTAAATCAGTTGtgtatatacaaattttaaaataaatttcttaaatataaaaagttaaaaatatgtataaaatttgaatatatatggacaaaacaaacaaataacACTATATAGAAAAGactattttatcaaatttaccattattttcctttatcatatttttaaaaatcggaaaaaataaaaggaaaaaaaattactattttttcattaaaaatataactagggtattttttaagaatGTTATAatgctaaaaaaaaattttaacaCAATTTGCTGAATTGGTGTATCCTATATTTAAATCCCAcacatacatattttttttttttaaatattttaaaattgcaACGAAATATCAAATAGgagtatatatttttttataacatttatatatatccaaGGAAATCATAcggatttaaaaaaaaaaaaaaaaaaaaaaacaccaaattattattaggtatattttaatatatactaaCTTTTACAaagtaaaattatttatatattcatttttattggTAAAGCAATTGTTATTCcaaaattgttttataaCTGT
This genomic interval carries:
- a CDS encoding pseudouridine synthase, putative → MLKFLFRKNTIKKFSTTKNGFNINNFVLYNGNDYMVIEKEYGMSTFGRNEKKKSVIKNLHLLNNENTNNFEIVYKLHSSIGGCLLICKNKFIKKHFYKNIFITLVYGKIKEKCNTHNEIKMYLKYIPNSNIMIPDCENSKNFQMLTYEVISNTIMLNKQNFSLLKIYINANNSKYIKPLLFYSLNTCIVGDNEYINVQKKLKFNSNFFYDFAEKKNKNYNLEYENKMLLKNLHKYNKELKLHLCCFNVTFESHCNKLISIFCQLPKHIKDTLDLFGASSLIKFFDTQIKNKKNFINVINEAVENSTIIEKEEIVKNKILQINKNINIEENNKFYDSMKDQNRLNEEFLKEIYEKNDINKRGGRKKPRRGILAKKTSKLTIYDAPIHFTDI